In Chromobacterium rhizoryzae, one genomic interval encodes:
- the apaG gene encoding Co2+/Mg2+ efflux protein ApaG, whose amino-acid sequence MAEKTYRVEVEAEPHYIEEQSNMANDIYVFGYRIRITNTGSEPAQLVSRHWIIADANEQVQEVRGMGVVGEQPRIEPGQSFDYSSATHLKTPYGSMKGSYQFLADDGKRFEAEIPEMNLVAPRVLH is encoded by the coding sequence ATGGCGGAAAAAACCTACCGTGTCGAAGTGGAAGCCGAACCGCATTACATCGAAGAACAATCCAATATGGCCAACGATATTTATGTGTTCGGCTATCGCATCCGCATCACCAATACCGGCAGCGAGCCGGCGCAGCTGGTCAGCCGCCACTGGATCATCGCCGACGCCAACGAGCAGGTTCAGGAAGTGCGCGGCATGGGGGTGGTGGGCGAGCAGCCGCGCATCGAGCCGGGCCAGTCTTTCGACTATTCCAGCGCCACCCATCTGAAAACGCCTTACGGCTCAATGAAGGGCAGCTATCAGTTTCTGGCCGACGACGGCAAGCGTTTCGAGGCGGAAATCCCCGAGATGAATCTGGTGGCGCCGCGCGTGCTGCATTGA